One stretch of Vicinamibacterales bacterium DNA includes these proteins:
- a CDS encoding N,N-dimethylformamidase beta subunit family domain-containing protein, with the protein MTMIRHYATRRPVRLVLGIIAAIVLLHGRGSGRPDGLLAQANPIVAENLLTGSPNWDIGGAGESTIQGFAADMSVNKGQTVNFKITSAGPFTIDVYRLGYYQGLGARLVGSSSSTIPEVTLTPEQITAAQNQPACVADEATGNYDCGNWGVTGSWSSAGVTSGVFVAKLTRTTGTLGSSHIVFLVRDDARTADLLMQTADTTWQAYNKYGGASLYCAPGDDIGGTGMSNAGSAYNNSCARRAVKVSYNRPIDTRGHSPQSFLFSAEYPMLRFLEANGYDVKYWSGVDTDRLGAALSGSGKPKVFVSAGHDEYWSADQRARVEAARDAGVSLAFFSGNEVYWKTRYEPSIDGTNTAYRTLVSYKDTLAGVKIDPTPNVATGTWRDTRFGPPNDGGRPENALIGAIWTVNSNLAGPTAITVPASMAGLRIWRNTRVANLTTGVATFPDGTLGYEWGEDLDNGFRPGGLMHLSSTTSPAVERIIDFGATVGVGAATHHLTLYRHNSGAFVFGASTVQWAWGLDAEHDDNGQSPISHTPDQAMQQATVNLLADMGAQPGSLQIGADATRPLAATAASADIFAPTSTITSPAAGTQVESGTAITIGGTAADTGGGTVAAVEVSVDAGLTWHQAQGTSNWSYQWAPGAVGPANLRVRAVDDTGNLESAGPGITVNVIVGECPCTSLWKPSVVPLNPSAADSGEYELGVKLTSDIDGFITGLRFYKGPANTGTHIGNLWTAGGALLATAVFTNETATGWQQVSFGSPVAITANTTYVASYHTPNGGYAYDPAYFTTARNAAPLHAASSASVGGNGVYSPGGVAFPTQTFNANNYWVDVVFADTLEDSTAPVISAVKATTIDSSRVTVTWTTDEVSNSRIDYGTDPAILTASLSSLPPGTVTVTKSSFVTQHSVALTGLQPNTTYYQLVSSTDASGNTATMAPPTFTVPGPTLRDTASSDFAAGTTGTTTYVSQTADGEVMLAPTAAAEFSGPALPQGWIETPWDPSGYSTIVDGILLVDGARVATCATDVNGACLPETTTSTPSAIHTAPRSLEFSANFSGDSFQHAGFAVTFGSASEPWAIFSTLSGGMLFARTNTGNGAIDTPIGVGPLGEFHRYRIDWNPTSVDYYVDGVLAVSHPVTLAGPMRPVAASDFNPYGGIVFVDWMRLSPSASPGAFESRVFDASSAVDWKSIQWTAQADAGTSLAISVRTGNSPTPDGTWSAFVPVAGPGPLNLNARYIQYRADMASSHPINTPILEDIIISTSSAPVAMPDSVAVAKNGIYTFPPTGPGSLTANDTDADAADTLRVVAVTVPAHGTAVVNADGSVNYTPVANYFGPDAFTYVVSDGMLTASAAVTIDVRDGNVPPVGFGDFFAVNEDTTLVVPAPGILNNDTDAENNALTAVLVTLPAHGMLTLGANGAFNYTPASNYAGPDVFTYRPYDGIDNGTIATVQILVNQVNDPPITEADAFNAMLNQPLDVPAPGVLANDHDVEVEDTAPMHVQLVSGVSNGTLALNTDGSFSYVPNADFLGTDSFTYAAVDHFNAVSLTPKTVTLTVAIKAITQAVASGTVSTGTGVSAGDPLNTAVTTTTAATVAIAQGVIADSQSPSGYTFLNQQVNITVTDPAGAEVTATTANPLVFTFEIDMSLIPAGQTAQTFEIFRNNVRVPNCLGATSIPAANLDPCVSERSNGTKVKLTVLTTHASHWNLGMEATPGNDLFALNDGPYLANYETALIVPAAGVLSNDLGPTSLSAVLYGTPVGGTVALAPSGAFVFTPAAGFCGTASFTYELHKSPTEFDTATATIVVDCVPVAGNDSTTVLEDSGASTLTVLSNDSDPDAGQTLTVTGVTQGANGSVAIVGGMAVSYTPAANYFGSDSFTYTISDGHGGSATGTVAMTVVPVNDVPSFQLNSDQTVPEDAGPQTVNGLGSAMNAGPANESGQTMAFVVTNTNTALFAVQPAVSAGGVLTYTPAADANGLATVTVQLRDDGGTLNGGLDTSAAQTFTISVTGVNDAPSFTKGADQTLFEDTGAQTVAGWAAAISAGPADEAGQVLTFNVGNDNNALFVVQPAVSANGTLTYDPAPNAVGVATVTVSLSDNGGIATGGANTSAPQTFAITLNLVNDAPSFTKGTDQTVLEDSAAATVANWATGISAGPADEAGQTMNFIVTNSNNALFSVQPSVSAAGTLTYTAAANANGSATVTVQLHDDGGVLNGGADTSAAQTFMIHLTAVNDAPSFTKGANQAAWVNAGLQTVPGWATALSTGPSNESGQALSFSLTNTNTALFAGQPAVDGAGTLTYTPAPYMTGVATVTVFAQDNGGVANGGSDRSAPQTFTITVAPGVTATTVASSNLTSLFRVPLTFTATVATVAPSGGVATGTVTFMDGATVIGSGLLNASGVATLTTSTLAVGSHSITAVYAGTTNYLPSGSPAITQAIAPSATLNVNFSIHALQDGTSRPKVGVVPVANAIVRVYTRRDLCTNGSVVSANPKKWGVVFDGLDGPGGTDDGCPVLTVGSYRAEGVTDAAGNVAIIVPPTTITTDDDDVERRKYVVIGRSVAFNATTTPTAGDAIYAAYTVPTVSADAVRRVKLHEIRLFNGKRVPGKSLEEYGSYLAIVEPEYLEWTSDQELYPFVLVAEGDWGVTTAVEPPAGFVADYPELAALVQDNIDALQFTLTDIGSDWTSTKITYTIKHKGETRIRTSTVPMFDRRPPTATRVRVAASSTPSLFGVPVTLTATVASEDPGHGLPGGTVTFKAGDTILGSRVMNHASHGEVTFTTTDLAVGSHAITAEYEGAGSFMAATSNELALTITPSIALDVRMLVHEVQDTSAAPTVTAAPIANAEVRVYSAAGACPSAVPGSASAWARVFEAAGQSTGASDACQVMGAGSYRAIGTTDANGDVRIIVPRLPDASTAGYLVVARTDDAVEPWAGEDVRYTYGAVSAADANAPSPQVLLHQIRLANGTRVAALATAVEGAGVTIVEPAYIERGADTEHYPVIVTGAGDWSATTTIGLPAGVVAPRDALSTRSAGPTTPVQFAITGNGADWRTTTFTHSIGHDGRVTIREARVPVRDRKAPTMREQ; encoded by the coding sequence ATGACCATGATCCGCCACTACGCCACCCGTCGCCCCGTCCGACTCGTTCTCGGGATCATCGCCGCGATCGTCCTCCTGCACGGCCGGGGGTCGGGACGGCCCGACGGCCTGCTGGCGCAGGCCAATCCGATCGTGGCCGAGAACCTGCTGACCGGCAGCCCGAACTGGGATATCGGCGGCGCGGGCGAGTCCACGATCCAGGGATTCGCGGCAGACATGAGCGTCAACAAGGGCCAGACCGTCAACTTCAAGATCACGAGCGCGGGCCCATTCACGATTGACGTCTACCGGCTGGGCTACTACCAGGGGCTCGGAGCGCGCCTGGTAGGTTCCTCGTCATCGACGATTCCCGAAGTGACACTCACCCCCGAGCAGATCACCGCGGCGCAGAACCAGCCGGCGTGCGTCGCGGATGAGGCCACGGGCAACTACGACTGCGGGAACTGGGGCGTGACCGGCTCGTGGAGTTCGGCAGGCGTCACCTCCGGCGTCTTCGTCGCCAAATTGACACGCACCACCGGCACGCTCGGTTCGAGCCACATCGTTTTCCTGGTCCGCGACGACGCGCGCACGGCCGACCTGTTGATGCAGACCGCCGACACCACGTGGCAGGCCTACAACAAGTACGGCGGCGCCAGCCTGTATTGCGCACCCGGCGACGACATCGGCGGCACCGGCATGAGCAACGCAGGGTCGGCCTACAACAATTCCTGCGCGCGACGCGCCGTGAAGGTCAGCTACAACCGGCCGATCGACACGCGCGGCCACAGCCCCCAGAGCTTCCTGTTCAGCGCCGAATACCCGATGCTTCGCTTCCTCGAAGCCAATGGGTATGACGTGAAGTACTGGTCCGGGGTCGACACCGATCGGCTCGGCGCGGCGCTCTCGGGCTCCGGCAAGCCCAAGGTCTTCGTGTCCGCGGGCCACGACGAGTACTGGTCGGCTGACCAGCGCGCCCGGGTCGAGGCCGCGCGCGACGCCGGCGTCAGCCTGGCCTTCTTCAGCGGCAACGAGGTGTATTGGAAGACCCGCTACGAACCGAGCATCGACGGCACGAACACGGCCTACCGCACCCTGGTCAGCTACAAGGACACGCTCGCCGGGGTCAAGATCGATCCCACGCCGAACGTGGCGACCGGCACCTGGCGCGACACGCGGTTCGGCCCGCCGAACGACGGCGGCCGGCCGGAAAACGCATTGATCGGCGCGATCTGGACCGTCAACTCCAACCTCGCCGGCCCCACCGCCATCACCGTCCCGGCCTCGATGGCCGGCCTGCGCATCTGGCGGAACACGCGCGTCGCCAACCTCACCACCGGCGTGGCCACCTTCCCTGACGGCACGCTGGGGTACGAGTGGGGCGAGGATCTCGACAACGGCTTCCGGCCCGGTGGTCTCATGCACCTGTCGTCGACCACGTCACCCGCCGTCGAGAGAATCATCGACTTCGGCGCCACCGTTGGCGTCGGCGCGGCCACGCACCACCTGACGCTGTACCGCCACAACAGCGGCGCATTCGTCTTCGGCGCCAGCACCGTCCAGTGGGCGTGGGGATTGGACGCGGAGCACGACGACAACGGCCAGAGTCCGATTTCCCACACACCGGACCAGGCGATGCAACAGGCGACCGTGAACCTGTTGGCGGACATGGGGGCGCAGCCGGGCTCGCTGCAGATCGGCGCCGACGCAACCAGGCCACTGGCGGCCACCGCCGCGTCCGCCGACATCTTCGCGCCGACTTCGACCATCACCTCACCGGCGGCCGGGACGCAGGTCGAGTCCGGTACGGCGATCACGATCGGTGGCACCGCGGCCGACACCGGTGGCGGCACCGTGGCCGCGGTGGAGGTGTCGGTCGACGCCGGCCTGACGTGGCACCAGGCGCAAGGCACGTCAAACTGGAGTTATCAGTGGGCGCCCGGCGCGGTCGGCCCGGCCAATCTTCGTGTGCGGGCGGTCGATGACACCGGCAACCTGGAATCGGCCGGCCCCGGCATCACGGTCAACGTGATCGTCGGCGAGTGTCCGTGCACGAGCCTGTGGAAGCCGTCCGTGGTGCCTCTCAACCCCAGCGCGGCCGACTCCGGCGAGTACGAGCTCGGCGTGAAGCTCACCAGCGACATCGACGGCTTCATCACCGGGCTCCGCTTCTACAAGGGCCCGGCGAACACCGGCACGCACATCGGCAACCTCTGGACCGCCGGCGGCGCGCTGCTGGCGACCGCCGTGTTCACCAATGAGACCGCCACCGGGTGGCAGCAGGTGAGCTTCGGCTCGCCGGTCGCGATTACCGCCAACACCACGTATGTCGCGTCGTACCACACGCCCAATGGCGGCTACGCCTACGATCCGGCGTACTTCACGACGGCGCGCAACGCGGCCCCGCTGCATGCGGCTTCCTCGGCCTCCGTCGGCGGCAACGGCGTCTACAGTCCGGGAGGCGTTGCGTTCCCGACCCAAACCTTCAACGCGAACAACTACTGGGTGGACGTGGTCTTCGCCGACACCCTGGAGGACTCGACCGCGCCGGTGATCTCGGCCGTCAAGGCCACCACGATCGACAGCTCGCGCGTGACCGTGACCTGGACCACCGACGAGGTCTCGAACTCACGCATCGACTACGGCACCGATCCAGCGATCCTCACCGCCAGCCTGTCGAGCCTGCCGCCGGGCACGGTCACCGTCACCAAGAGCAGCTTCGTCACCCAGCACTCGGTGGCCCTGACCGGCCTGCAGCCGAACACGACCTACTACCAGCTCGTGTCGTCCACCGATGCGTCCGGCAACACGGCCACTATGGCGCCGCCGACCTTCACCGTGCCGGGGCCGACACTGCGCGACACCGCCTCGAGCGATTTCGCGGCGGGCACCACGGGCACAACCACCTACGTCTCGCAGACAGCCGACGGCGAAGTCATGCTCGCGCCGACAGCGGCCGCCGAGTTCTCCGGTCCGGCCCTGCCGCAGGGCTGGATTGAAACGCCGTGGGACCCGTCCGGCTACTCGACCATCGTCGACGGCATCCTGCTGGTTGACGGGGCGCGGGTCGCGACCTGCGCGACCGACGTCAACGGCGCGTGCCTGCCGGAGACGACGACCAGCACGCCGTCGGCAATCCACACGGCACCCCGGTCGCTCGAGTTCTCCGCGAACTTCTCCGGCGACTCGTTCCAGCACGCCGGCTTCGCCGTGACCTTCGGGTCGGCATCGGAGCCCTGGGCGATCTTCAGCACCCTGAGCGGCGGCATGCTCTTCGCCCGCACCAACACCGGCAACGGCGCCATCGACACGCCGATCGGCGTGGGACCGCTCGGCGAATTCCATCGCTACCGCATCGACTGGAACCCGACCAGCGTCGATTACTACGTTGACGGCGTGCTCGCGGTGAGCCACCCCGTGACCCTGGCCGGGCCGATGCGCCCGGTCGCGGCGAGCGACTTCAACCCGTACGGCGGCATCGTGTTCGTCGATTGGATGCGCCTGTCACCAAGCGCGAGCCCCGGCGCGTTCGAGTCGCGCGTGTTCGACGCCTCGTCGGCGGTTGACTGGAAGAGCATCCAGTGGACCGCGCAGGCCGACGCCGGCACCAGCCTCGCCATCAGCGTGCGCACCGGCAACTCGCCGACGCCTGACGGCACGTGGAGCGCGTTCGTCCCGGTCGCCGGGCCCGGCCCGCTGAACCTGAACGCGCGCTACATCCAGTACCGCGCCGACATGGCCTCGAGCCATCCGATCAACACGCCGATTCTCGAAGACATCATCATCAGCACCAGCAGCGCCCCGGTGGCCATGCCGGATTCGGTGGCGGTGGCCAAGAACGGCATCTACACGTTCCCGCCGACCGGGCCTGGCAGCTTGACCGCCAACGACACCGACGCCGACGCGGCCGATACGCTGCGGGTCGTGGCCGTGACCGTGCCCGCCCATGGCACGGCGGTCGTCAATGCCGACGGATCGGTCAACTACACGCCGGTCGCCAACTACTTCGGACCTGACGCGTTCACCTACGTCGTCAGCGACGGCATGCTGACCGCGAGCGCCGCCGTCACCATCGACGTGCGCGACGGCAACGTGCCGCCGGTCGGCTTCGGCGACTTCTTCGCCGTGAACGAAGACACCACGCTGGTCGTGCCGGCACCGGGCATCCTGAACAACGACACCGACGCCGAGAACAACGCGCTGACGGCGGTCCTGGTGACACTGCCCGCTCACGGCATGCTGACCCTGGGCGCAAATGGCGCCTTCAACTACACGCCGGCGTCCAACTACGCCGGGCCGGACGTCTTCACCTACCGGCCGTACGACGGCATCGACAACGGCACCATCGCCACGGTCCAGATCCTGGTCAACCAGGTGAATGATCCGCCGATCACCGAGGCCGATGCGTTCAACGCCATGTTGAACCAGCCGCTCGACGTGCCGGCGCCCGGCGTGCTGGCCAACGACCATGACGTCGAAGTCGAAGACACCGCACCGATGCACGTGCAGCTCGTGAGTGGCGTGTCGAACGGCACCTTGGCGCTGAATACGGATGGGTCCTTCAGCTACGTGCCGAACGCGGACTTCCTCGGCACCGACTCGTTCACCTACGCCGCGGTTGACCACTTCAACGCGGTCAGCCTGACGCCGAAGACGGTCACGCTGACCGTGGCCATCAAGGCGATCACGCAGGCGGTCGCCAGCGGCACGGTGTCAACCGGCACTGGCGTCAGCGCCGGCGATCCGCTGAATACCGCGGTGACGACGACCACCGCCGCCACCGTGGCGATCGCCCAGGGCGTGATCGCCGACTCGCAGTCGCCGTCCGGCTACACGTTCCTCAACCAGCAGGTGAACATCACGGTGACCGATCCGGCCGGCGCCGAGGTCACGGCCACCACGGCCAACCCGCTCGTCTTCACCTTCGAGATCGACATGTCGCTGATTCCGGCGGGCCAGACCGCGCAGACGTTCGAAATCTTCCGCAACAACGTCCGCGTGCCCAATTGCCTGGGAGCCACCTCGATCCCGGCCGCGAACCTGGATCCGTGCGTGAGCGAGCGGTCGAACGGCACCAAGGTGAAGCTGACCGTCCTGACCACGCATGCCAGTCACTGGAACCTGGGCATGGAGGCCACCCCGGGCAACGACCTGTTCGCGCTCAATGACGGCCCGTATCTCGCCAACTACGAGACCGCGCTGATCGTGCCGGCGGCCGGCGTCCTCTCCAACGACCTCGGCCCCACCAGCCTGAGCGCCGTGCTCTACGGCACGCCCGTCGGCGGAACCGTGGCTCTCGCACCGTCCGGCGCCTTCGTGTTCACCCCGGCCGCGGGTTTCTGCGGAACGGCGAGCTTCACGTATGAACTGCACAAGAGCCCGACGGAGTTCGACACCGCGACCGCCACGATCGTGGTTGACTGCGTGCCGGTCGCCGGCAACGACAGCACCACCGTGCTCGAAGACAGCGGCGCCAGCACTCTTACGGTGCTGTCGAACGACTCCGATCCGGATGCCGGCCAGACGCTCACCGTCACCGGCGTGACGCAGGGCGCCAACGGCAGCGTCGCGATCGTCGGCGGCATGGCGGTCAGCTACACGCCGGCCGCCAACTACTTCGGCAGCGACAGCTTCACCTACACCATCAGCGACGGCCACGGCGGCAGCGCCACCGGCACGGTCGCTATGACGGTGGTGCCGGTGAACGATGTGCCGAGCTTCCAGCTGAATTCGGACCAGACGGTGCCGGAAGATGCCGGTCCGCAGACCGTGAACGGACTCGGCTCGGCGATGAACGCCGGGCCGGCCAATGAGAGCGGCCAGACCATGGCGTTCGTGGTCACCAACACCAACACCGCGCTGTTCGCCGTGCAACCCGCGGTAAGCGCCGGCGGGGTGTTGACCTACACACCGGCCGCCGACGCCAACGGGTTGGCCACGGTCACGGTGCAGCTGCGCGACGATGGCGGCACCTTGAATGGCGGCCTGGATACGAGCGCCGCACAGACGTTCACCATCAGTGTGACCGGGGTGAACGACGCGCCCAGCTTCACCAAGGGCGCCGACCAGACGCTGTTCGAGGACACCGGCGCGCAGACCGTCGCCGGGTGGGCCGCCGCCATCAGCGCCGGCCCCGCCGATGAAGCGGGCCAGGTGCTGACCTTTAACGTCGGCAACGACAACAACGCGCTGTTCGTGGTTCAGCCGGCGGTCAGCGCCAACGGCACGCTCACCTACGACCCGGCGCCCAACGCCGTGGGCGTGGCCACCGTCACGGTGTCGCTCAGCGACAACGGCGGCATCGCCACTGGCGGCGCCAACACGAGCGCACCGCAAACGTTCGCGATCACGCTCAACCTGGTCAATGACGCCCCGTCCTTCACCAAGGGCACCGACCAAACCGTGCTCGAAGACAGCGCGGCGGCGACGGTGGCCAACTGGGCCACGGGCATCAGCGCCGGCCCGGCGGATGAAGCCGGCCAGACGATGAACTTCATCGTCACCAACAGCAACAACGCGTTGTTCTCGGTCCAGCCCTCGGTGAGCGCCGCCGGGACGCTGACCTACACGGCCGCGGCCAACGCCAACGGCTCGGCGACGGTGACCGTGCAACTGCACGACGACGGCGGCGTGCTGAACGGCGGCGCCGACACCAGCGCCGCCCAGACGTTCATGATCCACCTCACGGCCGTGAATGACGCGCCGAGCTTTACCAAGGGCGCCAACCAGGCGGCGTGGGTGAACGCTGGTCTCCAGACCGTGCCAGGCTGGGCGACTGCGCTCAGCACCGGTCCGTCGAATGAGAGCGGCCAGGCGCTGAGCTTTAGCCTCACCAACACCAACACTGCCCTCTTCGCCGGTCAGCCGGCGGTTGATGGCGCCGGAACACTGACCTACACCCCGGCGCCGTACATGACCGGCGTGGCGACGGTGACGGTATTCGCACAGGATAACGGGGGCGTCGCGAATGGCGGGTCTGACCGCAGCGCGCCGCAGACCTTCACCATCACGGTGGCCCCGGGCGTCACGGCGACGACCGTCGCGTCGAGCAACCTTACGTCGCTCTTCAGAGTTCCGCTGACGTTCACCGCGACGGTCGCGACCGTGGCCCCGTCGGGCGGCGTGGCGACCGGAACGGTGACGTTCATGGATGGCGCGACGGTCATCGGCTCCGGCCTGCTGAATGCCAGCGGTGTCGCCACCTTGACAACCTCGACACTCGCCGTCGGCAGCCACTCGATCACTGCCGTCTATGCCGGCACGACGAACTACCTCCCCAGCGGCTCGCCGGCGATCACCCAGGCGATTGCTCCGTCGGCGACCCTGAACGTCAACTTCAGCATTCATGCCTTGCAGGACGGCACCAGCCGGCCGAAGGTCGGTGTCGTGCCCGTCGCCAACGCGATCGTCCGCGTCTACACGAGGCGCGATCTGTGCACCAACGGCAGCGTCGTCTCGGCTAATCCGAAGAAGTGGGGCGTGGTGTTTGACGGCCTCGACGGACCTGGCGGGACCGACGACGGATGCCCGGTCCTGACCGTCGGCAGTTACCGTGCCGAAGGCGTGACCGACGCAGCCGGCAACGTCGCGATCATCGTGCCGCCGACCACCATCACGACGGATGACGACGATGTCGAGCGCCGGAAATACGTAGTCATCGGCCGATCGGTGGCCTTCAACGCCACCACGACGCCCACTGCGGGCGACGCCATCTACGCGGCCTACACGGTACCGACCGTTTCCGCCGACGCCGTCAGGCGCGTGAAACTGCATGAAATCCGCCTCTTCAACGGCAAGCGCGTGCCCGGCAAGTCGCTCGAGGAATACGGCAGCTATCTCGCCATCGTCGAGCCCGAGTACCTCGAGTGGACCTCCGACCAGGAGCTCTACCCGTTCGTGCTCGTCGCCGAAGGCGACTGGGGCGTGACGACCGCCGTGGAACCGCCGGCCGGCTTCGTCGCCGACTACCCGGAACTGGCCGCACTCGTCCAGGACAACATCGACGCGCTGCAGTTCACGCTGACCGACATCGGCAGCGACTGGACCAGCACGAAGATCACCTACACCATCAAGCACAAGGGTGAGACCCGCATCCGCACCTCCACGGTGCCGATGTTCGACCGCCGGCCGCCCACCGCCACGCGCGTGCGGGTGGCGGCCAGCAGCACGCCGTCGCTCTTCGGCGTCCCGGTCACGCTGACCGCCACGGTGGCCAGCGAAGACCCCGGCCACGGTCTGCCAGGCGGCACCGTGACGTTCAAGGCCGGCGACACGATCCTCGGCTCGCGCGTGATGAACCACGCCTCGCACGGCGAGGTGACGTTCACCACGACCGACCTCGCGGTGGGCTCGCACGCCATCACCGCGGAATACGAAGGGGCCGGCAGTTTCATGGCCGCCACCTCGAATGAACTGGCGCTCACCATCACGCCTTCGATCGCACTGGACGTGAGGATGCTCGTGCACGAGGTGCAGGACACCAGCGCCGCGCCGACCGTGACGGCGGCGCCGATCGCCAACGCGGAAGTCCGCGTCTACTCCGCGGCCGGCGCGTGCCCGAGTGCGGTGCCTGGCTCGGCGTCAGCCTGGGCCCGCGTGTTCGAAGCCGCCGGTCAGTCCACCGGGGCCAGCGACGCGTGCCAGGTCATGGGCGCCGGAAGC